The genomic segment AGGTGTTCGTCCTCACCCGCGGCGGACCGCTCCAGAGCACGCTCACGCTCGTCTACCACCTCTACGAGCGCGCCTTCTATCACTTCGAGATGGGGTACGCTTGCGCGATCGCCTATATCCTGCTCCTCCTCGTGGGAGGGATCCTGCTCCTCCAGCGAAGGGTCCTCTCGCGGTCCACCGCCGGGGTGCCCACTCCGTGAGCCCTCCGACCGAGGCCTCCCCGCCGTGACCCGCGCCGGGTGGGCTCTTTCGGCGATCGCGCTCCTCTCGATCGCGCCCCTGATCTACATGGCCCGCGTCTCGCTCGGCGCGGGGGGCTCGCTTCCGATCGCTCCCTCCGATTGGTGGACCGGGGGCTTCACCCTGGAGCACTACCGCGCTTTGGCTTCCGGCGGCGGGATGGGGCGCTTCGCGATCAACTCCCTCATCGTCACGGGGATCGCCGTTCCGCTCCAGATTCTCCTGAGCGCCGCCGCGGGGCACGCGCTGGCACGCGGCCGCTTCGCGGGCAAGGGCGTCACCTTGGGGCTCGCCACCGCCTTTCTCATCCTCCCGCGGCAGGTGACCCTCGTTCCGCTCTATCTGCTCTTCGCGAAGCTGGGGCTTCTCGACACCTACGCGGGGCTCATCCTGCCCCATCTCGCGGATCCATTCGGCGTCCTGTTCATGGCGCACTACTACAAAACCTCCTCGCCCGAGCTCGAGGAGGCCGCGCGCACGGACGGGCTCAGCCCCCGCGCGATTTTCTGGAGGATCGTCCTGCCGCTCTCGGGTCCCGGCCTCGCGGTCGTCGGCGTGAACGGTTTTCTCACGACGTGGAACGCGTTCCTTCATCCGCTCGTTCTGACGACCTCCGAATCGATGCGCACGCTCCCGGTGGGGCTCGCGCTCTTCGCGCAAGGGGAGCACAGCGTGGACTGGGGCGCGCTTCTCGCGGGCTCGACCCTCACCACGGTTCCGGTCCTCCTTGCCTTCCTCCTCTTCCAGCGGCAGATCGTGGAGGGGATTCTCCAGGGGAGCGGAAGGTGAGCCGGGGCGACGCCGCGGGGTACGCCTGCGCGCTCGGCATCATGACCGGCACGTCCGCCGACGGCGCGGACGCTGCGCTCGTCACCGTGGAGCGTGGGCCCGCGCCGCGGCGGACCCGGCTCATCGCGTGGCATCACCAGGGCTATTCCCCGGCGCTCCGCGAGCGGGTGCTCGGCGCGCAGGAGGGGACCCTGGCGATGCGCGATCTCCTGGCGCTTCACGTCGAGCTGGGCCGCCACGCGGCCCTCGCCGCGGGCGGTGCCCTCAGGGCCAAGGAGGCGGCGGGGTTCATGCCCGAAGTCGTCGGGCTCCACGGCCAGACGGTCTTTCACGATCCGCAGGGAAAGCGTTCCGGGATCCCTCTCTCGATCCAGATCGGGGAGCCAACTGTGGTGGCCCACGCCCTCGGATGCCGGGTGGTTTCCAACTTTCGAATGTCGGATATTCTCGAGGGAGGGGAAGGCGCGCCGCTCGTGCCGCGATTCGACCTGAACCAGTTCGTCTCGGAGGCGAGCGACCGCGTGCTCTTGAACCTGGGCGGAATCGCCAACTTGACGCGACTCAAGCCCGCCGCGCGGGTGGAGGACGTCATCGCCTTCGATTGCGGGCCGGGAAACATGCTCCTCGATGCCATCATGGCCTCGGTCGGGCCCCACGGCTCGCGCTTCGACGCGGAAGGGGCCCAGGCCGCGCGCGGCGAGGCCGCGGAGGAAGTCGTCGAGGAATTCCTCGCCGACCCGTTCATCGCGCGGCGGCCGCCCAAGAGCGCGGGCCGGGAGGAATTCGGCGCGGCCTATCTCGAGCGTTTTCTCGCGCGCACCGCTACGCTATCCCTCCCCGACCGAATGCGGACGGCGGTCGAGATCACGGCCGGGGCGGTGGCGCGAGGGGTGGCTCTTTCGGGGAGCGGGAGGCCGGACGAGGTGTTGGTCTCAGGAGGGGGGGCTTTGAATCGGACCCTGCTCGGGGCGCTCGGGAGGGCCCTGCCGGCCTCGCGCCTGCTCACCAGCGAAACGCTGGGGGTTCCGGTCTTGGCCAAGGAGGCAATGGCCTTCGCGTTCCTGGCGTTCGAAACCATATCAGGGCGGCCCGGCAACGTACCTTCTGCAACCGGCGCCCGAAAGGAGGTCGTTCTTGGCTCGGTTACGCCCGCGCCCCGTCCGCGCTAGGGGCTTCCACGGACTCGCTCTGCCGCGGAGGCCAGGCGCGAGCCTCTCGCTCCTCCTTGCCGCCGCCTTCCTCATCGGCCTCGCCGGATGCGCGGGATACCGCCGAATGGAGCCTCCCCGCCCCCCCGATCAGGCCCGCCCCGCGCCGATCGATTGGCGGTCCGCGACGAGGCTTCGCGTCGGGCTCATCGTCGGCGCGCCGCGGCTTCGCATCTCGGGCTCGCGAGAATGGAAGCTCCGGCTCCTGCACGGGAAACAGATCGCGGACGGGGCCGCCGGGGCGAGGATTGTCGTGGCCCGCGAGGGCGCGGGAACGATCGACGTCTTCAGGGAGGGAGAGCCGGATCCGCTTTGGTCGGGCGGAGTTGCCGACACTTTGGAGCTCGTGCCCGAACGGGGAGGCTTCTCCGGCTGGAGCGGAAACTGGTATCGGGGCACCTTCCGCGTCCACGGCTCCTACCCGGAAGGATTGACGCTCGTGAACGAGGTCGCCTTGGAGAGCTATCTCCGCAGCGTGCTCCCCAATGAGATTGGAACCCCGCCCGAGTCCGACTTCGAGGCGGTCAAGGCCCAAGCGGTTGCCGCCCGTTCGTACACCCTGGCCTATCTGGGCCGCCGCGCCGAGCTTGGGTTCGATCTCCATGCCTCGGTGGAAGACCAGGTCTATGCGGGCAGAACCCTCGAGAACGAGCAGAGCGACCGGGCGCTCGAGGCCACGCGCGGCGAGGTCCTGCTCTCGGACGGCCGGCCGATACGAGCGCTCTATTCGTCGACGTGCGGGGGCCGGACCGCAAACGTCGAGGACGTGTGGCCCTGGAACTGGACCCCCTATTTACGGAGCGTTCGGGACGATTCTGGACCCGGCACCGAGCCCTACTGCGCCCTATCCTCGAACTTCCACTGGAGGGAGGAGTGGGACGCGGGGGCCTTTCTCGCCATGCTGCGCCAGTACGGCCCTCCGGAAAACGGGGCGGGGGCTGCGCTCACCGGAGATCTCCTGGACGTGCGCGTGGACAAGCGCTCCCGCTGTGGACGGGTGCAGGACCTCGCCGTGACCACGACCTCGGGGGATCTCGCGTTTCATGGCGACCGCATTCGTTGGGCGCTTCGCCGGCCCGGGACGAGCGCAATTCTACGGAGTATCTTCTTCAAGATAGGAGTCATCCGCGGCGAAGACGGAAACCCGGCCAAGGTCGTCGCGACCGGCGCGGGCAACGGGCACGGCATCGGGCTCTGCCAATGGGGCGCGATGGGCATGGCGCGAGCGGGTATGGACTACCGCGAAATCCTGAGTCACTATTACAAATCGACACGTCTCGAGCGGATGTAATGGCGTTGACCGGGTCCCGGAAGCCCGTTAGACTCCCGCTTCTGCATCGGACAAACCGCGGTGGGGTCGTAGTTCAGCTGGTTAGAACGCCTGCCTGTCACGCAGGAGGTCGCGGGTTCGAGTCCCGTCGGCCCCGCCATGTACCGCGCTATCCCGCACCGCCTTAGGCCGGGCCCCCGAGGCCGGAGACAAGAGCCGGCTTTCCCCCGCCGGGGTCTTCTTTCCCTATTGCTCCACGGATTCATCCGGAGCGATGCTTTTTCCGTTGACGGGAAATAGTCGCCTCCGTAATTTCCGGTCCGCGGTTTTTTCCGAGTTCGACGGTAGCGGCCTTGTCCACCCAGCTTGTGAGAGGATCTCGAAATGAAACGCAGAGGCTCCAGCCCGGAGCGAGAATTCCGCGGTTCCGCGCGGCACCGCTCGGAAGAGTGGGAAGAAGATCCGATCGGCCGCATGTACGATGACAACGAAGAGGAAGACTTAGAGGACGAGGAAGAGGACGAAGAATTGGAGGAGGAGGAAGACGAAGAGGATGTCGAAGACGAAGAGGAATACGCCGAGGACGAGGAGAGCGACGAGGAAGACGAGGATATCTGAAGCGCGCGCGACTTGAGGCTCCCGCACCCCTTCTCTTTCTAGGCTTGAGCCCGGCTGAGTGCCCCCTTAGCCGGGCTCGTGTCGTTCTTATCCCCGCGCCCTTCGATCAGACGACAAGCTACATGCCCGGGACGCGATTCGGGCCCGAGGCGATCCTCGAGGCGTCCCGCCAGGTCGAGCTCTACGACGAAGAGCTCGATACGGAGAGCTATCGGATCGGGATCGCCACTCTCGCGGAGATCGATGTGGAGCCCGGCAATCTTGCGGCCGGGCTGGACCGCCTCGAGGCTGTCGCCACGAAGCTCATCGACGCCGGGATCATCCCCTTCGCGCTGGGGGGCGAGCATTCGCTCACGATCGCCCCGGTCCGGGCTCTCCGGGAGCGCTACCCGGAGCTCTCGGTGCTTCAGCTCGACGCCCATCTCGATCTGCGCGCGGAGTACCAGGGAACGAAGCTGAGCCACGCCAGCGTCATGCGCCGGATCCGCGAGCTCGAGGTGCCTACCGTAGGGGTCGGGATCCGGAGCGTCTCGCGGGAGGAGGCGGATTACGTGCACGCCGAGAAGGCGCCGGTCTTTCTCGCGCGCGAAATCCGCGAGAAGGGTCTGCCGGTGGACGCGATCGTGGCCAAGCTGCGGAACCCGGTGTACGTGACGGTCGATCTCGACGCGTTCGATCCCTCCTACGTGCCGGGCGTGGGGACCCCGGAGCCGGGGGGCCTGACCTGGGAGGAGGGGCTCAAGCTCCTGCGGGCCGTATGCGAGAGACGGCAGGTCGTCGGGTGCGACATCGTCGAGCTATGTCCCATACCGGGCCAGCCGGCCTCCGATTTTTTCGCCGCGAAGCTCGCCAACAAGATGATCGGCTATCTCGGACTCTCTCCCGGTGAGCCTCCGCGCAAGCACCTCCGAGGTTCTCATCGCTGAGGCGCCCATGCCGGTCGTCCGAC from the Candidatus Eisenbacteria bacterium genome contains:
- the speB gene encoding agmatinase, whose translation is MGGGGRRRGCRRRRGIRRGRGERRGRRGYLKRARLEAPAPLLFLGLSPAECPLSRARVVLIPAPFDQTTSYMPGTRFGPEAILEASRQVELYDEELDTESYRIGIATLAEIDVEPGNLAAGLDRLEAVATKLIDAGIIPFALGGEHSLTIAPVRALRERYPELSVLQLDAHLDLRAEYQGTKLSHASVMRRIRELEVPTVGVGIRSVSREEADYVHAEKAPVFLAREIREKGLPVDAIVAKLRNPVYVTVDLDAFDPSYVPGVGTPEPGGLTWEEGLKLLRAVCERRQVVGCDIVELCPIPGQPASDFFAAKLANKMIGYLGLSPGEPPRKHLRGSHR
- a CDS encoding anhydro-N-acetylmuramic acid kinase; amino-acid sequence: MSRGDAAGYACALGIMTGTSADGADAALVTVERGPAPRRTRLIAWHHQGYSPALRERVLGAQEGTLAMRDLLALHVELGRHAALAAGGALRAKEAAGFMPEVVGLHGQTVFHDPQGKRSGIPLSIQIGEPTVVAHALGCRVVSNFRMSDILEGGEGAPLVPRFDLNQFVSEASDRVLLNLGGIANLTRLKPAARVEDVIAFDCGPGNMLLDAIMASVGPHGSRFDAEGAQAARGEAAEEVVEEFLADPFIARRPPKSAGREEFGAAYLERFLARTATLSLPDRMRTAVEITAGAVARGVALSGSGRPDEVLVSGGGALNRTLLGALGRALPASRLLTSETLGVPVLAKEAMAFAFLAFETISGRPGNVPSATGARKEVVLGSVTPAPRPR
- a CDS encoding carbohydrate ABC transporter permease — encoded protein: MTRAGWALSAIALLSIAPLIYMARVSLGAGGSLPIAPSDWWTGGFTLEHYRALASGGGMGRFAINSLIVTGIAVPLQILLSAAAGHALARGRFAGKGVTLGLATAFLILPRQVTLVPLYLLFAKLGLLDTYAGLILPHLADPFGVLFMAHYYKTSSPELEEAARTDGLSPRAIFWRIVLPLSGPGLAVVGVNGFLTTWNAFLHPLVLTTSESMRTLPVGLALFAQGEHSVDWGALLAGSTLTTVPVLLAFLLFQRQIVEGILQGSGR
- a CDS encoding SpoIID/LytB domain-containing protein; its protein translation is MEPPRPPDQARPAPIDWRSATRLRVGLIVGAPRLRISGSREWKLRLLHGKQIADGAAGARIVVAREGAGTIDVFREGEPDPLWSGGVADTLELVPERGGFSGWSGNWYRGTFRVHGSYPEGLTLVNEVALESYLRSVLPNEIGTPPESDFEAVKAQAVAARSYTLAYLGRRAELGFDLHASVEDQVYAGRTLENEQSDRALEATRGEVLLSDGRPIRALYSSTCGGRTANVEDVWPWNWTPYLRSVRDDSGPGTEPYCALSSNFHWREEWDAGAFLAMLRQYGPPENGAGAALTGDLLDVRVDKRSRCGRVQDLAVTTTSGDLAFHGDRIRWALRRPGTSAILRSIFFKIGVIRGEDGNPAKVVATGAGNGHGIGLCQWGAMGMARAGMDYREILSHYYKSTRLERM